TGACGCGATCGCCGATGTGTCCCGTGGGCTGTCCGATATCCTTGACAACGATCCCCACGACGACGGCCGTCCCTATGACCTCGAAGTGTCCTCGCCCGGCGTCGGACGCCCGTTGACCGAACCGCGGCATTGGCACCGCGCACGTGGCCGCATGGTCAAGGTCAACGTCATCCAGGGAGAAAACATCCTCGGGCGCATCGCATCCGTGGATGATTCGGGTGTGACCCTTATCCCCGAGCACGAGGTCAAGAAGGGCATGAAGCCCAAGCAGGGTGACCCCATCACTATTCCTTTCGACAGGATCCGCCAAGGAAAAGTCGAGATTGAATTCAGCCACCTCCAGGAGGCCGGGCTGGCAGACGAACACAATGGACCTTCCGAGGAGGCCTAATGGATATTGACATGAGCGCACTGAGACTTCTGGAGCGTGAGCGTGAAATCCCGCTGGACCTCCTGATTCCCACCATCGAGCAGGCGCTCCTGGTGGCCTACCACAAGACGCCCGGCGCCTTCGAACGGGCCCGCGCAGAGCTTGACCGCAAGAGCGGGCACGTGACCATCTGGGCAACCGAAATCGACGACGACGGCGAGGCCGTTGGCGAGTTCGAGGACACCCCTGCCGGGTTCGGCCGTATTGCGGCCAGCACCGCACGCCAGATCATCCTCCAGCGCCTTCGCGACGTCGAGGACGACAACGTTCTTGGTGAGTTCAAGGGCCGTGAGGGCGAACTCGTGGCCGGCATGATCCAGCAGGGCAACAACCCGCACATGATCCAGGTCAACCTGGGCACGGTGGAGGCTTTGCTGCCGCCGCCCGAACAGGTTCCGGGGGAGAAGTACCTGCACGGAAGCCGCTTGCGTGCCTTCGTCGTCGATGTCCACCGTGGCGCCAAGGGTCCGTCCATCACCCTGTCCCGTTCGCACCCCGGATTGGTCCGCAAGCTCTTCGAAATGGAAGTTCCGGAGATCGCTGACCGTTCCGTGGAGATCGTGGCACTCGCCCGCGAAGCCGGGCACCGGACCAAGATTGCAGTCAAGGCCAACGCCCCCGGCGTCAACGCCAAGGGTGCGTGCATCGGCGAGATGGGCTCCCGTGTCCGCGCGGTCATGACCGAGCTGAACGACGAAAAAATCGACATCGTCGACTACAGCGAGGATCCCGCAACGTTCATTGCGAACTCGTTGTCGCCGTCGAGGGTGAGTTCGGTCACCATCACTGATGAGGCCACGCGTTCGGCACGTGTGGTTGTGCCGGACTACCAGCTGTCACTGGCCATCGGCAAGGAGGGCCAGAATGCGCGGCTCGCCGCCAAGCTGACCGGCTGGCGGATCGACATCGTGTCCGACGCCGCCGGCACTAAAACTGACTGAATAAGGCCTGTGCCGTGAGCCCCCGCCATTCCCGGCGGGGGCTCCGGTTTCGGCTGTCAGGAGCAGGGGGCTAGAATAGATGGAACCGGGCTTACGTCCGGTATCCGTTCGTAGAGGTGCGTAAGGCAGGTTGGGACACATAGTGGCTGAACTGCCCGGACATGGCCCTGGCCCTGTCCGCACCTGCATTGGATGCCGGAAGCAAGGCTCCCGGTCCGAGCTCCTCCGGCTGGTCGCCCAAGGCAACGGTTCGTCCGTTGTCGTAGTGGATGAACGACGCCGGATGGCCGGCAGGGGTGCGTGGCTGCACCCCGACGAAAAGTGCCTGGCATTGGCGATCAAGCGGCGCGCTTTCGGAAGGGCCCTTGCGGGCGCTGCCGAAACGACCGCCGTCGAACGCTATTTCATGCCGGGTATGCCACTTGCGGAGGCCCCGGCCTCCGCAGGAAAACCGTCCAAACCTGAAAGCGGGTCAGAAATCTGATGGAAACCCGATGAGTTCCCAGCGATGAGTGCGTAACGATGACAACTTTGTTGCGCTCTGCAATGGGCCTGTCCGCCGTGGAAGCGGTAAGGGCCCGCAGTAAGAAGTAGACGGTTCGTGCCTGGCTCGGTGCGGACCGAGACAGGAGAAATGTGGCCAAGGTCCGCGTACATGAGCTCGCCAAAGAGCTCGGTATTACTTCCAAAGATGCAGTAACCAAACTGCAGGAATTGGGCGAATTCGTTCGCTCCGCCTCTTCCACCATTGAGGCCCCCGTCGTGAAGAAGCTTCGCGACGCTTTCCCGGGTGCCGGCGCTGCAAAGTCCGCCGCCCCCTCAGCTGCACCTGCAGCACGTCCCTCAACATCGGCAGCATCCCGTCCGGCTGCGCCGACTCCGGGACCTGCAGCACCGAAGGCTCCGGCTGCTCCGGCTCCGGCAGCTCCGGCTGCCTCCACGTCTGCTCCGGCGGCGCCCGCGGCTCCGGCTGCATCCACTCCGGCTGCATCCGCTCCGTCTGCGGCAAAGCCCGGTGCCCGGCCTGCTCCAAAGTCGGACTCGTCCTCTGCCCGTCCGGGTGGACAGGCACCCCGTCCGGGCGGTCCGCGTCCGGGCAACAACCCCTTCGCTACGTCCCAGGGCATGCCCCGCGGCCGTGGTGGCGATGGTGAACGTCCGCCGCGTCCGGGCAACAACCCCTTTGCAACGTCCCAGGGCATGCCCCGTCCGGGTGGCCGCACTGACGGCGAGCGTTCCGGCGGTCCCCGCCCCGCAGCAGGCGCCGGCGGTCCCCGTCCGGCAGCCGGTTCCGGTGGTCCCCGTCCCGCTGCAGGCTCAGGCGGTCCGCGTCCGGGTGCTCCGCGCCCCGGCGCTCCCCGTCCCGGTGCTCCCCGTCCCGGCGGCGGCCCTGGCGGAAACCGTCCTACTCCGGGCATGATGCCCAACCGCACTGAGCGTCCGGCTCCCACCGGGGGTCGCCCGGGTGGTCCGGGTCGTCCGGGTGGTCCGGGCCGTCCCGGCGGCGGACCCGGTGGCGGCACCGGTGGCGGAGCTCCCGCCGGCGGTGGCTTCGGCAAGGGTGGCCGCGGTCGCGGTGGTACCCA
The Paenarthrobacter ureafaciens genome window above contains:
- a CDS encoding YlxR family protein codes for the protein MVAQGNGSSVVVVDERRRMAGRGAWLHPDEKCLALAIKRRAFGRALAGAAETTAVERYFMPGMPLAEAPASAGKPSKPESGSEI
- the rimP gene encoding ribosome maturation factor RimP translates to MSDSEATTSTDRAGTDSSATVHNPEESRLKALLEPAVLANRLYLEDVSIHVAGSHRTVHVVVDLPQEETGGVSLDAIADVSRGLSDILDNDPHDDGRPYDLEVSSPGVGRPLTEPRHWHRARGRMVKVNVIQGENILGRIASVDDSGVTLIPEHEVKKGMKPKQGDPITIPFDRIRQGKVEIEFSHLQEAGLADEHNGPSEEA
- the nusA gene encoding transcription termination factor NusA, encoding MDIDMSALRLLEREREIPLDLLIPTIEQALLVAYHKTPGAFERARAELDRKSGHVTIWATEIDDDGEAVGEFEDTPAGFGRIAASTARQIILQRLRDVEDDNVLGEFKGREGELVAGMIQQGNNPHMIQVNLGTVEALLPPPEQVPGEKYLHGSRLRAFVVDVHRGAKGPSITLSRSHPGLVRKLFEMEVPEIADRSVEIVALAREAGHRTKIAVKANAPGVNAKGACIGEMGSRVRAVMTELNDEKIDIVDYSEDPATFIANSLSPSRVSSVTITDEATRSARVVVPDYQLSLAIGKEGQNARLAAKLTGWRIDIVSDAAGTKTD